The Nicotiana tabacum cultivar K326 chromosome 14, ASM71507v2, whole genome shotgun sequence genome contains a region encoding:
- the LOC107828073 gene encoding premnaspirodiene oxygenase-like: MESGELPFLLENDNIKAVILDMFVAGSDTSSSTVIWALTEMMKNPKVMAKAQAEVREAFKGKKACDEDTDLEKLHYLNLVIKETLRLHPPTPLLVPRECREETEIEGFTIPLKSKVLVNVWAIGRDPENWKNPECFIPERFENSSIEFTGNHFQLLPFGAGRRICPGMQFGLALVTLPLAHLLHNFDWKLPEGINARDLDMTEANGISARREKDLYLIATPYVSPLD, translated from the exons ATGGAGAGCGGCGAATTACCATTTCTGCTAGAAAATGACAACATCAAAGCAGTTATTCTT GACATGTTCGTAGCAGGATCTGACACATCATCTTCAACCGTTATTTGGGCATTAACAGAAATGATGAAGAATCCAAAAGTCATGGCTAAAGCACAAGCTGAAGTGAGAGAAGCTtttaaaggaaagaaagcatgtGATGAGGATACTGATCTTGAAAAGCTTCATTACCTAAATTTAGTGATCAAAGAGACACTCCGATTACACCCTCCAACTCCTCTACTTGTCCCGCGAGAATGCAGGGAGGAAACAGAGATAGAAGGATTCACTATACCATTGAAAAGCAAAGTCTTGGTTAACGTATGGGCAATTGGAAGAGATCCCGAGAATTGGAAAAATCCTGAATGTTTTATACCAGAGAGATTCGAAAATAGTTCTATTGAGTTTACTGGAAATCATTTTCAACTTCTTCCGTTTGGCGCTGGAAGACGAATTTGTCCAGGAATGCAATTTGGTTTGGCTCTTGTTACTCTGCCATTGGCTCATTTGCTTCACAATTTTGATTGGAAACTTCCCGAAGGAATTAATGCAAGGGATTTGGACATGACAGAGGCAAATGGGATATCTGCTAGAAGAGAAAAAGATCTTTACTTGATTGCTACTCCTTATGTATCACCTCTTGATTAA